In the genome of Rhodoferax sp. BAB1, one region contains:
- a CDS encoding c-type cytochrome, with protein sequence MSRFLNAVLTAALLAGAGVAQAQSAKYPGVGRDATPKEVAAWDIDVRPDFKGLPVGSGSVAKGQDVWEGKCAHCHGIFGESGEVFSPLVGGTTAEDIKTGRVANLQRADYPGRTTLMKVPTVSTLWDYINRAMPWNAPKSLSTEEVYAVTAFLLNLGGIVPDNFVMSDKNIAEVQARMPNRNGMTREHNMWPGPEFSKVRKADTNNVACMKDCVPEAKVASFLPDYARNAHGNLAEQNRLVGAQHGADTTQPERKAGVAASATETPAAKPAPAAKPAAKPAAAGGDNKAVLALLSKYSCTACHAMDKKLVGPSFQDIAKKHAGKADYLAGKVKNGGSGVWGPIPMPAQSLSEAEAKTIAAWLAAGAAK encoded by the coding sequence ATGTCCAGGTTTCTTAATGCAGTTCTGACGGCCGCACTGCTGGCTGGCGCCGGTGTTGCGCAGGCCCAGAGCGCCAAGTACCCGGGTGTCGGTCGCGATGCGACCCCCAAGGAAGTGGCCGCCTGGGACATCGACGTGCGCCCCGACTTCAAGGGTCTGCCCGTCGGTTCCGGCAGCGTGGCCAAGGGCCAGGACGTGTGGGAAGGCAAGTGCGCCCACTGCCATGGCATCTTCGGCGAGTCCGGCGAAGTGTTCAGCCCCCTGGTGGGCGGCACCACGGCCGAGGACATCAAGACCGGTCGCGTGGCCAACCTGCAGCGCGCGGACTACCCGGGCCGCACCACCTTGATGAAGGTGCCCACCGTGTCCACGCTGTGGGACTACATCAACCGTGCCATGCCCTGGAATGCCCCCAAGTCGCTGAGCACCGAAGAGGTGTACGCCGTGACGGCCTTCCTGCTGAACCTGGGCGGTATCGTGCCCGACAACTTCGTGATGTCGGACAAGAACATTGCCGAAGTGCAGGCCCGCATGCCCAACCGCAACGGCATGACGCGTGAGCACAATATGTGGCCCGGCCCGGAATTCAGCAAGGTCAGGAAGGCCGATACCAACAACGTCGCCTGTATGAAGGACTGCGTGCCGGAAGCCAAGGTCGCCTCTTTCCTGCCCGACTATGCCCGCAATGCGCACGGCAACCTGGCCGAGCAGAACCGTCTGGTGGGTGCCCAGCATGGCGCCGACACGACGCAACCTGAGCGCAAGGCAGGTGTCGCCGCGTCGGCCACGGAAACCCCGGCGGCCAAACCGGCTCCTGCTGCCAAACCGGCGGCCAAGCCTGCCGCTGCCGGCGGCGACAACAAGGCGGTCCTGGCGCTGCTCTCCAAGTACAGCTGCACGGCCTGCCACGCCATGGACAAGAAGCTGGTGGGCCCGAGCTTCCAGGACATCGCCAAGAAGCACGCCGGCAAGGCTGACTATCTGGCGGGCAAGGTGAAGAATGGTGGCTCTGGCGTCTGGGGTCCGATCCCGATGCCAGCGCAGTCTCTGAGCGAAGCTGAAGCGAAAACTATCGCAGCCTGGCTGGCAGCCGGCGCGGCGAAGTGA
- the soxY gene encoding thiosulfate oxidation carrier protein SoxY translates to MQTRRETLKQSAVVAGLLASAGLIPQQAAAYEKAAFDAKTAAEVAKALGAGAPVESKDVTIGGPDIAENGAVVPLTASTTLAGVKRMLILVEKNPAAMVAMFNVSDAVEANFATRAKMGQSSDVYAVAIMADGKAFFAKKEVKVTLGGCGG, encoded by the coding sequence ATGCAAACTCGTCGCGAGACACTGAAACAAAGCGCCGTGGTGGCGGGCCTGCTGGCCTCCGCCGGCCTGATCCCGCAGCAGGCTGCGGCTTACGAGAAGGCTGCCTTTGACGCCAAGACTGCGGCCGAAGTGGCCAAGGCCCTGGGCGCGGGCGCTCCGGTGGAGAGCAAGGACGTGACCATTGGTGGTCCGGACATTGCCGAGAACGGTGCGGTGGTGCCGCTGACGGCCAGCACCACGCTGGCAGGCGTCAAGCGCATGCTGATCCTGGTGGAGAAGAACCCGGCGGCCATGGTGGCCATGTTCAACGTGAGCGATGCGGTGGAAGCCAACTTTGCCACGCGCGCCAAGATGGGCCAGTCCTCGGACGTGTACGCCGTGGCCATCATGGCTGATGGCAAGGCCTTCTTTGCGAAGAAGGAAGTCAAGGTCACGCTGGGCGGCTGCGGCGGTTAA
- the soxZ gene encoding thiosulfate oxidation carrier complex protein SoxZ yields MADPMRIRAQAAGDKATVRVLMSHEMESGQRKDSAGKLVPAWFIQDVSASLNGKVVMTAEWGPAVSKNPFMQFVVKGAKAGDKIAVTWKDNKGDSRTDEATVS; encoded by the coding sequence ATGGCAGATCCGATGCGCATTCGCGCGCAAGCCGCTGGCGACAAGGCCACCGTGCGCGTACTCATGAGCCACGAAATGGAATCCGGACAACGCAAGGACTCGGCAGGCAAGCTGGTGCCGGCGTGGTTCATCCAGGACGTCAGCGCCTCCCTGAACGGCAAGGTTGTGATGACCGCCGAGTGGGGCCCGGCCGTCTCCAAGAACCCCTTCATGCAGTTTGTGGTCAAGGGTGCCAAGGCCGGTGACAAGATTGCCGTGACCTGGAAGGACAACAAGGGCGACAGCCGTACCGACGAAGCTACGGTATCCTGA
- the soxA gene encoding sulfur oxidation c-type cytochrome SoxA, with product MKRWTLALAATMISGAALAQKSASDGIAEYRAMLADGNPAELFEAKGEDLWKQKRGPKNASLEKCDLGKGPGVVKGAFVELPRHFTDTNKVQDLESRLVSCMETLQGFNGAEIAKTAFGRGEQANVTALATWIAAESRGMKFNLPQSHSQEQVMYEVGKRLFFMRSGSHDFSCASCHGEDGKRIRLQDLPNLTKNPGDGIGFAAWPAYRVSNGQMWSMQLRLNDCYRQQRFPYPLFGSDATVALGTYMGVNAKGAENIAPAIKR from the coding sequence ATGAAACGTTGGACCTTGGCGCTCGCCGCCACCATGATCAGCGGGGCTGCGCTGGCCCAGAAGTCCGCCAGCGACGGCATTGCGGAATACCGCGCCATGCTGGCCGACGGTAACCCGGCCGAGCTGTTCGAAGCCAAGGGTGAAGACCTGTGGAAGCAAAAGCGCGGCCCCAAGAACGCCTCGCTGGAGAAGTGTGATCTGGGCAAGGGCCCGGGCGTGGTCAAGGGTGCTTTCGTCGAGCTGCCGCGCCACTTTACCGACACCAACAAGGTGCAGGACCTGGAGTCCCGCCTGGTGAGCTGCATGGAGACCCTGCAGGGCTTCAACGGCGCGGAGATCGCCAAGACGGCCTTTGGCCGCGGCGAGCAGGCCAACGTCACGGCCCTGGCCACCTGGATCGCTGCCGAGTCGCGCGGCATGAAATTCAACCTGCCCCAGAGCCACAGCCAGGAGCAGGTCATGTACGAAGTGGGCAAGCGCCTGTTCTTCATGCGCAGCGGCTCGCACGACTTCTCCTGTGCCAGCTGCCACGGCGAGGACGGCAAGCGCATCCGCCTGCAGGACCTGCCCAACCTGACCAAGAATCCGGGTGACGGCATCGGCTTTGCCGCCTGGCCGGCCTACCGCGTCTCCAACGGCCAGATGTGGAGCATGCAGCTGCGCCTGAACGACTGCTACCGCCAGCAGCGTTTCCCCTACCCGCTGTTTGGCAGTGACGCCACCGTCGCCCTGGGCACCTATATGGGTGTCAACGCCAAGGGCGCCGAGAACATCGCCCCGGCCATCAAGCGCTAA
- the soxX gene encoding sulfur oxidation c-type cytochrome SoxX encodes MKKQTLYIAGFAALAAALVAGCSSLPSSAELDKMATDIAKASFRDQGQAKVDRLVLDDANLECMKADVAGKPIEEKTAKAIEAANFASIKWPAGGQYIGDWKEGEKIAQSGRGMTWSDAAGSENGGNCYNCHQISKQEISFGTLGPSLYNYGKIRGVSNLYAPESAAIIQYTWGKIWNARAYNACSQMPRAGHKGVLTEQQVKHIMALLLDPKSPVNQ; translated from the coding sequence ATGAAAAAACAGACTCTCTACATTGCAGGCTTTGCTGCCCTGGCTGCTGCACTGGTGGCTGGCTGCTCCAGCCTGCCCAGCAGCGCCGAGCTGGACAAGATGGCGACCGACATCGCCAAGGCCTCCTTCCGTGACCAGGGCCAGGCCAAGGTCGACCGCCTGGTGCTGGACGATGCCAACCTCGAATGCATGAAGGCCGACGTGGCGGGCAAGCCCATCGAGGAGAAGACGGCCAAGGCCATCGAGGCGGCCAACTTCGCCAGCATCAAGTGGCCCGCGGGCGGCCAGTACATCGGTGACTGGAAGGAAGGCGAGAAGATTGCCCAGAGCGGTCGCGGCATGACCTGGAGCGATGCGGCCGGCAGCGAGAACGGCGGCAACTGCTACAACTGCCACCAGATCAGCAAGCAGGAGATCTCCTTCGGCACGCTGGGCCCGAGCCTGTACAACTACGGCAAGATCCGTGGTGTGAGCAACCTGTATGCGCCCGAGTCTGCGGCCATCATCCAGTACACCTGGGGCAAGATCTGGAACGCACGTGCCTACAACGCCTGCTCGCAGATGCCGCGCGCCGGTCACAAGGGCGTGCTGACCGAACAGCAGGTCAAGCACATCATGGCCCTGCTGCTCGACCCCAAGTCGCCGGTTAACCAGTAA
- the soxB gene encoding thiosulfohydrolase SoxB translates to MNLSKREFMQVLGAGTMAGLGMGTYAEADAATAAQGLYDIPKFGNVSFLHMTDCHAQLKPIYFREPNVNLGIGSMKGNLPHLVGEHLLKVAKVRPGTAEAHALTYLDFEKAAKRYGKVGGFAHLATLVKRMKASRPGALLLDGGDTWQGSATSLWTNAQDMVDACKLLGVDVMTGHWEFTYGMERVKEIVEKDFAGKVDFVAQNVKTNDFGDQVFKPYVIREINGVPCAIIGQAFPYTPIANPRYMVADWAFGIQDENMQAMVNEARGKGAQVVVVISHNGMDVDLKMASRVSGIDAIMGGHTHDGMPVASIVSNKGGKTLVTNAGSNGKFLGVLDFDVKDKKVSDFRYKLLPVFSNMLPADKEMDALINKIRSPYEAKLNEVLGVTEGTLYRRGNFNGTGDQLLLDALLDVQGADIAFSPGFRWGTSLLPGQALTREWLMDMTATTYSYATVTPMSGATIKTVLEDVCDNLFNPDPYYQQGGDMVRVGGLTYSCNPLESMGKRIYDMRLNGKLIEADKSYKVAGWAPVAEEARNAGNKQVWDVVETWLKARGGKISPRKLNMPKVDGVLPNPGYAAL, encoded by the coding sequence ATGAATCTTTCAAAACGTGAATTCATGCAGGTGCTCGGCGCGGGCACCATGGCTGGTTTGGGCATGGGCACCTACGCCGAGGCCGACGCGGCCACGGCGGCCCAGGGTCTGTACGACATTCCCAAGTTCGGCAATGTGTCCTTCCTGCACATGACCGACTGCCACGCGCAGCTCAAGCCCATCTACTTCCGTGAGCCCAACGTGAACCTGGGCATCGGCAGCATGAAGGGCAACCTGCCGCACTTGGTCGGCGAGCACCTGCTCAAGGTCGCCAAGGTACGCCCCGGCACGGCCGAGGCACATGCCCTGACCTACCTCGACTTCGAGAAGGCCGCCAAACGCTACGGCAAGGTCGGCGGCTTCGCGCACCTGGCCACCCTGGTCAAGCGCATGAAGGCCAGCCGCCCCGGCGCGCTGCTGCTCGACGGCGGCGACACTTGGCAGGGTTCGGCCACCTCGCTGTGGACCAATGCCCAGGACATGGTCGACGCCTGCAAGCTGCTGGGCGTGGACGTGATGACCGGCCACTGGGAGTTCACCTACGGCATGGAACGTGTCAAGGAGATCGTCGAGAAGGACTTCGCCGGCAAGGTGGACTTCGTGGCGCAGAACGTCAAGACCAACGACTTCGGTGACCAGGTCTTCAAGCCCTATGTGATCCGCGAGATCAATGGCGTGCCCTGCGCCATCATCGGCCAGGCCTTCCCCTACACCCCCATCGCCAACCCGCGTTACATGGTGGCTGACTGGGCCTTCGGCATCCAGGACGAGAACATGCAGGCCATGGTCAACGAGGCGCGCGGCAAGGGCGCCCAGGTCGTGGTGGTGATCTCGCACAACGGCATGGACGTGGACCTGAAGATGGCCAGCCGTGTCTCCGGTATCGACGCCATCATGGGCGGCCATACGCACGACGGCATGCCCGTAGCCAGCATCGTCAGCAACAAGGGTGGCAAGACCCTGGTTACCAACGCCGGCTCCAACGGCAAGTTCCTGGGCGTGCTCGACTTCGATGTCAAGGACAAGAAGGTCAGCGATTTCCGCTACAAGCTGCTGCCCGTGTTCTCCAACATGCTGCCGGCCGACAAGGAGATGGACGCGCTGATCAACAAGATCCGTTCGCCCTATGAAGCCAAGCTGAACGAGGTGCTGGGCGTGACCGAAGGCACGCTGTACCGCCGCGGCAACTTCAACGGCACCGGCGACCAGCTGCTGCTCGATGCGCTGCTGGACGTGCAGGGCGCCGACATCGCCTTCTCGCCGGGCTTCCGCTGGGGCACCAGCCTGCTGCCGGGCCAGGCGCTCACGCGCGAGTGGCTGATGGACATGACCGCCACCACCTACTCCTACGCCACCGTGACCCCGATGAGCGGTGCCACGATCAAGACCGTGCTGGAAGACGTCTGCGACAACCTGTTCAACCCTGATCCCTACTACCAGCAGGGCGGCGACATGGTGCGCGTGGGCGGACTGACCTACAGCTGCAACCCGCTGGAAAGCATGGGCAAGCGCATCTACGACATGCGCCTGAACGGCAAGCTGATCGAGGCCGACAAGAGCTACAAGGTGGCCGGCTGGGCCCCGGTGGCCGAGGAGGCCCGCAACGCCGGCAACAAGCAGGTCTGGGACGTGGTCGAGACCTGGCTCAAGGCGCGCGGCGGCAAGATCAGCCCCCGCAAGCTCAACATGCCCAAGGTCGACGGCGTGCTGCCCAATCCGGGTTACGCCGCGCTGTAA
- a CDS encoding DsrE family protein: protein MFRLSALHLYAGLTLAAGLLLPPTPALAQAKVVQTPYQNPKALVDIFLDDPAKLGAALYWVRSLVNPLTEAPYSMFPEDIKIIVLLHGTEIVTLAKKNQERYQEVLQRMRYYADMGVKFKVCGLALQDYGYSAADMQDFVEVAPSAITELMHWQNQGYALIPAVVLDKKFSIEQIR from the coding sequence ATGTTTCGCCTGTCTGCCCTGCACCTGTATGCTGGCCTCACCTTGGCCGCAGGCCTCTTGCTGCCGCCCACCCCCGCCCTGGCCCAGGCCAAGGTGGTGCAAACGCCCTACCAGAACCCCAAGGCCCTGGTCGACATCTTTCTCGACGACCCCGCCAAGCTGGGGGCGGCCCTGTACTGGGTGCGCAGCCTGGTCAATCCGCTGACCGAGGCGCCCTACAGCATGTTCCCCGAGGACATCAAGATCATTGTGCTGCTGCACGGCACCGAGATCGTGACGCTGGCGAAAAAGAACCAGGAACGCTACCAGGAGGTGCTGCAGCGCATGCGCTATTACGCCGACATGGGCGTGAAGTTCAAGGTCTGCGGCCTGGCGCTGCAGGACTACGGCTACAGCGCCGCCGACATGCAGGACTTCGTGGAGGTCGCACCCTCGGCCATCACCGAGCTCATGCACTGGCAGAACCAGGGTTATGCGCTGATTCCTGCGGTCGTGTTGGACAAGAAGTTCTCGATCGAGCAGATCCGCTGA
- a CDS encoding methyl-accepting chemotaxis protein — MTVRSKLAWAFGSLILLVLVIAGFSLKDLADANARFEDYVSGINARASTAARVRAAIDLRAIAARNLVLVTKAEDLALEKQIVLKAHEDATQSLTRLKRLAETGKVPAQAREMINEIDRIERAYAPVALNIVDLALNGQREAATEKMNRECRPLLAALIKATDNYADFTESRAADQVKAAAQEYAVQRNVLIAVVVLAMVLALIAGMVITRSLSHDLGAEPSELRRIVNQVADGDLRTAVRVRIGDEASVLAAVARMQSSLTRIVSSVRQGAEEVSSASEQISSGNAELSARTESQASSLEQTAASMEQFSSTVRQNADNARQASELAQSASSVAEHGGEVVGKVVDTMRGINESSRKIADIIGVIDGIAFQTNILALNAAVEAARAGEQGRGFAVVASEVRSLAGRSSEAAREIKALITDSVSRVEQGAILVDDAGRTMVEIVSGIRQVADIIGEISVASREQSQGVAQVGEAVSHMDQSTQQNAAMVEEMAASSASMYTKAHELVEAVAVFQLADRSGLDHPGYVTPLLPGR; from the coding sequence ATGACGGTACGTTCCAAGCTGGCTTGGGCATTTGGTAGCCTCATCCTGCTGGTCCTGGTCATTGCGGGCTTCTCCTTGAAGGACCTTGCGGACGCCAATGCACGTTTTGAAGACTATGTCAGCGGCATCAATGCCCGCGCCAGCACCGCTGCGCGGGTTCGCGCCGCCATTGATCTTCGCGCCATTGCGGCTCGCAATCTGGTGCTCGTCACGAAAGCGGAAGACCTTGCACTTGAAAAACAGATCGTTCTGAAGGCCCATGAGGATGCCACTCAGAGTCTCACCAGGCTGAAAAGGCTGGCTGAGACCGGGAAGGTGCCAGCCCAGGCGCGGGAAATGATCAATGAGATTGACCGGATCGAGCGGGCCTATGCACCTGTGGCTCTCAATATTGTTGACTTGGCGCTGAATGGCCAGCGCGAGGCGGCCACAGAGAAGATGAACAGGGAGTGCCGCCCACTGCTGGCTGCGCTCATCAAGGCCACCGACAACTATGCCGACTTCACAGAATCCCGGGCGGCGGATCAAGTCAAGGCGGCCGCGCAGGAATATGCCGTCCAGCGCAATGTGCTGATTGCGGTTGTCGTGCTTGCCATGGTGTTGGCGCTCATCGCGGGCATGGTGATCACGCGAAGTTTGTCGCATGATCTGGGTGCAGAACCTTCGGAATTGCGTCGTATCGTCAACCAGGTGGCCGATGGCGATCTGAGGACTGCCGTGCGGGTTCGCATCGGCGATGAAGCAAGCGTGCTGGCCGCAGTCGCTCGCATGCAGTCATCTCTCACGCGGATTGTGTCTTCGGTTCGGCAAGGCGCAGAAGAGGTCTCCAGCGCATCGGAGCAGATTTCCAGCGGCAACGCAGAGCTGTCGGCACGCACCGAGAGCCAGGCCAGTTCACTTGAGCAGACCGCCGCGTCCATGGAACAGTTCAGTTCCACCGTTCGGCAAAACGCTGACAACGCCCGGCAGGCGAGCGAGCTGGCGCAAAGTGCCAGCTCGGTGGCCGAGCATGGGGGTGAAGTGGTCGGCAAGGTGGTCGATACGATGCGAGGCATCAACGAAAGCTCACGCAAGATTGCCGACATCATCGGCGTCATTGACGGCATTGCCTTCCAGACCAATATATTGGCCTTGAACGCAGCGGTGGAGGCCGCGCGTGCCGGTGAACAAGGTCGAGGTTTCGCTGTGGTCGCAAGTGAAGTCCGTAGCCTGGCGGGCCGAAGTTCCGAAGCGGCCAGGGAAATCAAGGCTCTCATCACCGATAGCGTGTCGCGTGTCGAGCAGGGCGCCATCCTGGTCGATGATGCGGGCAGAACCATGGTCGAAATCGTTTCCGGAATCCGGCAAGTTGCTGACATCATTGGTGAAATTTCGGTTGCAAGCCGTGAACAAAGCCAGGGCGTGGCCCAGGTCGGAGAAGCCGTCAGTCACATGGACCAATCCACGCAGCAGAATGCTGCGATGGTCGAAGAGATGGCCGCCTCTTCGGCCAGCATGTACACGAAGGCACACGAGCTGGTCGAGGCCGTGGCGGTGTTTCAGCTGGCAGATCGAAGTGGTCTTGATCACCCTGGATATGTCACGCCACTGCTGCCGGGGCGATGA
- a CDS encoding VWA domain-containing protein, giving the protein MLIDFFYTLRAAKLPVSVKEYLTLLEALQAGVVGPKAVPDDEAATSGYSIDDFYYLSRTTLVKDEKHYDKFDRAFAAYFKGVEMLTDFTKDVPLEWLRKNLELNLSPEEKAAIEKLGWDELMETLKKRFEEQKERHEGGSKWIGTGGTSPFGANGYNPQGIRIGQDRSRNKSAVKVWDQRAYKDYDDTQELGTRNIKVALRRLRRFAREGHELELDLPDTIRATAENAGYLDIKMVPERHNNVKVLLLMDVGGTMDEHIARVEELFSATKTEFKHLEFYYFHNCVYDFMWKNNRRRYSEKFPTWDIIRKYNKDYKLVFVGDATMSPYEILQPGGSVEYNNEEAGAEWLQRLTNAFPKFVWINPEPQGVWQYRQSISIMQQLMSNRMYPLTIKGIEEAMRLLTK; this is encoded by the coding sequence ATGCTGATCGACTTCTTCTACACCCTGCGCGCCGCCAAGCTGCCGGTCTCGGTCAAGGAATACCTGACCCTGCTCGAAGCGCTTCAGGCGGGCGTGGTCGGACCCAAGGCCGTCCCGGATGATGAGGCGGCCACCAGTGGCTACTCGATCGACGACTTCTATTACCTCAGCCGCACCACGCTGGTGAAGGACGAGAAGCACTACGACAAGTTCGACCGCGCCTTCGCCGCCTACTTCAAGGGCGTGGAGATGCTGACCGACTTCACCAAGGACGTCCCGCTGGAGTGGCTGCGCAAGAACCTGGAGCTGAACCTCAGCCCCGAAGAGAAGGCCGCCATCGAGAAGCTGGGCTGGGATGAGCTGATGGAGACGCTCAAGAAGCGCTTCGAGGAGCAGAAGGAGCGCCACGAGGGCGGCAGCAAGTGGATAGGCACGGGCGGCACCAGCCCCTTTGGCGCCAATGGCTACAACCCGCAGGGCATACGCATCGGCCAGGACAGGAGCCGCAACAAGAGCGCGGTGAAAGTCTGGGACCAGCGCGCCTACAAGGACTACGACGACACCCAGGAACTGGGCACGCGCAACATCAAGGTGGCGCTGCGCCGCCTGCGCCGCTTCGCGCGCGAGGGCCACGAGCTGGAACTGGACCTGCCCGACACCATCCGCGCCACCGCCGAGAACGCCGGTTACCTGGACATCAAGATGGTGCCCGAGCGCCACAACAACGTGAAGGTGCTGCTGCTGATGGACGTGGGCGGCACCATGGACGAGCACATCGCGCGCGTGGAGGAGCTCTTCAGCGCCACCAAGACCGAGTTCAAGCACCTGGAGTTCTACTACTTCCACAACTGCGTCTACGACTTCATGTGGAAGAACAACCGCCGGCGCTACAGCGAGAAGTTCCCGACCTGGGACATCATCCGCAAGTACAACAAGGACTACAAGCTGGTCTTCGTGGGTGACGCCACCATGAGCCCCTACGAGATCCTGCAGCCCGGCGGCAGCGTGGAATACAACAACGAGGAAGCCGGCGCCGAATGGCTGCAGCGCCTGACCAACGCCTTCCCCAAGTTCGTCTGGATCAACCCCGAGCCCCAGGGTGTCTGGCAGTACCGCCAGAGCATCAGCATCATGCAGCAGCTCATGAGCAACCGCATGTACCCCCTGACCATCAAGGGCATCGAGGAAGCCATGCGCCTGCTGACGAAATAA